AATATACATCATATGtaacaattctttttctcaaTGTTTATGCGTGACCCAAACATAATCTCTATCATTACCTCAATTTTGTAAACAAAATGAACATACCTTAAAGTTGAATCAGCCACCTCGTCACATCACATCGAATCGGAACTAGAATTCTaatactatttttttttgcgagaatttcaacaattaacTTCATTTTCGCATTTAAgttaaaataataaatacaGTAAATCCGAACAGTAATAGTAAGAGGAGTAGCAAGTGTGTCAAGAACctgaattcaattttccattttgtttattttatcCGAAACGCTTTTACTCCTCTATTATTGGGTTTAAAGATGCataaataacaatttttctttcttgctTCCAAATGTataattacaaaaataacTACCAGAATCGCTTAAAACTGAATAATAGAgtagttgtagtagtaATTAAACAAAGATGTATTTCAACATATTAGAATCGAATCATTACGATATAgactaaaagaaaataacTTTAACACCGTTGTAGTTGAGACGGATATcggatattttttttgggtgcacacacacacaaacaCACAGCCGCCCTCACTCTGTTCCATACAAATTTGTatgggggggggggggtaGGGATCGGATAGTGGGAGCTCAACGGAAAATTGCCAACTGATTGAAACTTTCCcgaaaaaacaaaaagaattcTTTTCCACTGGTACTACTAGTAAAGGTTTTTGTGTTACACCATATGTTtatgtttctttttttctttctactTACTCATTTTTGCTTATTTACTgattttcttgaatttttttttttagttcatcatcatttaatcGGGGGGATCCCACACCAatagaagaaatttttatatataaaagtTGAGATCTACCCTTTAAGatattttctattttattcttttatatcacatatatattctatttattttttgtacttaataatttctttaaaaggtcaaaaacgaaaaaatTATGTCAGATTCTAAGATGTCGTCGCAAGATGAATCTAAATTAGAAAAGGCAATTAGTCAAGACTCTTCTTCAGAAAACCATTCCATTAATGAATACCACGGGTTTGATGCCCATACAAGTGAAAACATTCAGAATTTAGCCAGAACTTTCACTCATGATTCTTTCAAAGATGACTCGTCAGCAGGTTTATTGAAATACTTAACCCATATGTCAGAAGTGCCCGGGGTCAATCCATATGAACatgaagaaataaataatgacCAATTGAATCCCGATTCagaaaatttcaatgcCAAATTTTGGGTTAAAAATTTAagaaaattgtttgaatcAGATCCTGAATATTATAAACCTTCGAAATTGGGAATTGGATATAGAAATTTAAGAGCATATGGTGTTGCTAATGATTCTGATTATCAACCAACTGTTACTAACGCACTTTGGAAATTAGCCACAGAAGGTTTCAGACATTTCCAAAAAGATGATGACTCAAgatattttgatattttgaaatcaatggATGCCATTATGAGACCAGGTGAACTTACTGTTGTTTTGGGGAGACCCGGTGCTGGTTGTTCCACATTGTTAAAGACCATTGCTGTTAACACTTATGGTTTCCACATTGGTAAAGAATCCCAAATTACTTATGATGGGTTATCCCCACATGATATTGAACGTCATTACCGTGGTGATGTTATTTATTCTGCTGAAACCGATGTTCATTTCCCTCATTTGAGTGTTGGTGATACTTTGGAATTTGCCGCTAGATTAAGAACTCCACAAAACAGAGGTGAAGGTATCGACAGAGAAACTTATGCTAAACACATGGCTAGTGTTTATATGGCAACCTATGGGTTATCACACACAAGAAATACTAATGTTGGTAACGATTTCGTCCGTGGTGTTTCCGGTGGTGAAAGGAAAAGAGTGTCAATTGCTGAAGCTTCTTTGAGTGGTGCTAATATCCAATGTTGGGATAATGCCACTAGAGGGTTAGATTCTGCTACTGCTTTGGAATTCATTAGAGCTTTGAAAACTTCAGCAGTCATTTTAGATACCACCCCTTTAATTGCTATTTATCAATGTTCTCAAGATGCCtatgatttatttgataaagttGTTGTCTTGTATGAAGGttatcaaattttctttggtAAAGCCACCAAGGCtaaagaatattttgaaaagatgGGTTGGAAATGTCCTCAAAGACAAACTACTGCTGATTTCTTGACTTCCTTAACCAATCCAGCTGAAAGAGAACCATTACCAGGTTATGAAGATAAAGTGCCAAGAACTGctcaagaatttgaaacatattggaaaaattcTCCCGAATATGCTGAATTAACTAaggaaattgatgaatattttgttgaatgtGAACGATCCAACACCAGGGAAACTTATCGTGAATCTCATGTTGCCAAACAATCCAACAATACAAGACCAGCATCTCCATATACTGTATCATTCTTCATGCAAGTGAGGTATGGTGTTGCGAGAAATTTCCTTCGTATGAAAGGTGATCCGTCGATTCCTATATTTTCCGTTTTCGGTCAACTTGTAATGGGTCTCATATTGTCGTCGGTGTTCTATAATCTTAGTCAAACCACTGGATCGTTTTATTATAGAGGTGCTGCCATGTTCTTTGCTGTTTTGTTTAATGCCTTTTCATCACTTTTGGAAATCATGTCACTTTTCGAAGCCAGACCAATTGTCGAGAAACATAAAAAATATGCCCTTTATCGTCCTTCAGCTGATGCCTTGGCCAGTATTATTAGTGAATTACCTGTCAAATTAGCCATGTCAATgtcatttaattttgtgttttattttatggTTAATTTTAGAAGAAATCCAGGTagattctttttctattggTTAATGTGTATTTGGTGTACATTTGTTATGTCCCATTTGTTTAGATCCATTGGTGCTGTTTCAACATCTATTTCTGGTGCCATGACTCCTGCTACCGTGTTGTTATTGGCTATGGTTATTTATACTGGGTTCGTTATCCCAACTCCAAGTATGTTGGGTTGGTCTCGATGGATTAATTATATTAACCCTGTTGGTTATGTGTTTGAATCCCTTATGGTTAATGAATTCCACGGTCGTGAATTCCAATGTGCTCAATATGTTCCAAGTGGTCCAGGTTATGAAAATATATCACGTTCAAATCAAGTGTGTACTGCAGTGGGGTCTGTTCCAGGTAATGAAATGGTTAGTGGTACCAATTATTTGGCTGGTGCTTATCAATATTACAATTCTCATAAATGGAGAAACTTGGGTATTACCATTGGATTTGCCGTATTCTTTTTGGCCATTTATATTGCTTTAACTGAATTCAATAAAGGTGCTATGCAAAAGGGGGAAATTGTTTTGTTCCTCAAAGGgtcattgaaaaaacataaaagaaaaactgCTGCTTCCAACAAAGGTGATATTGAAGCTGGTCCTGTTGCTGGCAAACTTGATTATCAAGATGAAGCTGAAGCtgttaataatgaaaaattcacTGAAAAGGGTAGTACTGGAAGTGTTGATTTCCCAGAAAACCgtgaaatatttttctgGAGAGATTTGACTTATCAagttaaaatcaaaaaagaagatcGTGTTATTTTAGATCATGTTGATGGATGGGTCAAACCAGGTCAAATTACTGCATTGATGGGAGCATCTGGTGCTGGTAAGACCacattattgaattgtttatcTGAAAGAGTCACTACTGGTATTATTACTGATGGTGAAAGATTGGTTAATGGCCATGCCTTAGATTCTTCATTCCAAAGATCAATTGGTTATGTCCAACAACAAGACGTTCATTTGGAAACCACTACTGTTAGAGAAGCATTACAATTTTCTGCTTATTTGAGACAATCCAACAAGATTTCTAAAAAGGAGAAAGATGATTATGTCGATTatgttattgatttattggaaaTGACTGATTATGCTGATGCCCTAGTTGGTGTCGCTGGTGAAGGTTTGAATGttgaacaaagaaaaagattgaCCATTGGGGTTGAATTAGTTGCCAAACctaaattgttgttattcTTAGATGAACCAACTTCAGGGTTAGATTCTCAAACTGCCTGGTCGATTTGTAAATTGATGAGAAAGTTAGCTGATCATGGTCAAGCCATTTTGTGTACTATCCATCAACCATCAGCACTTATTATGGCTGAGTTTGATAgacttttatttttacaaaaagGTGGAAGAACGGCTTATTTTGGTGAATTAGGTGAGAACTGTCAAACCatgatcaattattttgaaaaatatggtGCTGATCCATGTCCTAAGGAAGCAAATCCAGCAGAATGGATGTTACAAGTTGTTGGTGCTGCACCAGGTTCACATGCCAAACAAGATTATTTTGAAGTTTGGAGAAATTCTAGTGAATATCAAGCTGTTAGAGAAGAAATTAATAGAATGGAAGCTGAATTATCTAAATTACCAAGAGATAATGATCCAGAAGCGCTTTTGAAATATGCTGCACCACTTTGGAAACAATACTTATTGGTCAGTTGGAGAACTATT
The sequence above is a segment of the Candida albicans SC5314 chromosome 3, complete sequence genome. Coding sequences within it:
- the CDR1 gene encoding ATP-binding cassette multidrug transporter (Multidrug transporter of ABC superfamily; transports phospholipids in an in-to-out direction; induced by beta-estradiol, progesterone, corticosteroid, or cholesterol; Spider biofilm induced); translation: MSDSKMSSQDESKLEKAISQDSSSENHSINEYHGFDAHTSENIQNLARTFTHDSFKDDSSAGLLKYLTHMSEVPGVNPYEHEEINNDQLNPDSENFNAKFWVKNLRKLFESDPEYYKPSKLGIGYRNLRAYGVANDSDYQPTVTNALWKLATEGFRHFQKDDDSRYFDILKSMDAIMRPGELTVVLGRPGAGCSTLLKTIAVNTYGFHIGKESQITYDGLSPHDIERHYRGDVIYSAETDVHFPHLSVGDTLEFAARLRTPQNRGEGIDRETYAKHMASVYMATYGLSHTRNTNVGNDFVRGVSGGERKRVSIAEASLSGANIQCWDNATRGLDSATALEFIRALKTSAVILDTTPLIAIYQCSQDAYDLFDKVVVLYEGYQIFFGKATKAKEYFEKMGWKCPQRQTTADFLTSLTNPAEREPLPGYEDKVPRTAQEFETYWKNSPEYAELTKEIDEYFVECERSNTRETYRESHVAKQSNNTRPASPYTVSFFMQVRYGVARNFLRMKGDPSIPIFSVFGQLVMGLILSSVFYNLSQTTGSFYYRGAAMFFAVLFNAFSSLLEIMSLFEARPIVEKHKKYALYRPSADALASIISELPVKLAMSMSFNFVFYFMVNFRRNPGRFFFYWLMCIWCTFVMSHLFRSIGAVSTSISGAMTPATVLLLAMVIYTGFVIPTPSMLGWSRWINYINPVGYVFESLMVNEFHGREFQCAQYVPSGPGYENISRSNQVCTAVGSVPGNEMVSGTNYLAGAYQYYNSHKWRNLGITIGFAVFFLAIYIALTEFNKGAMQKGEIVLFLKGSLKKHKRKTAASNKGDIEAGPVAGKLDYQDEAEAVNNEKFTEKGSTGSVDFPENREIFFWRDLTYQVKIKKEDRVILDHVDGWVKPGQITALMGASGAGKTTLLNCLSERVTTGIITDGERLVNGHALDSSFQRSIGYVQQQDVHLETTTVREALQFSAYLRQSNKISKKEKDDYVDYVIDLLEMTDYADALVGVAGEGLNVEQRKRLTIGVELVAKPKLLLFLDEPTSGLDSQTAWSICKLMRKLADHGQAILCTIHQPSALIMAEFDRLLFLQKGGRTAYFGELGENCQTMINYFEKYGADPCPKEANPAEWMLQVVGAAPGSHAKQDYFEVWRNSSEYQAVREEINRMEAELSKLPRDNDPEALLKYAAPLWKQYLLVSWRTIVQDWRSPGYIYSKIFLVVSAALFNGFSFFKAKNNMQGLQNQMFSVFMFFIPFNTLVQQMLPYFVKQRDVYEVREAPSRTFSWFAFIAGQITSEIPYQVAVGTIAFFCWYYPLGLYNNATPTDSVNPRGVLMWMLVTAFYVYTATMGQLCMSFSELADNAANLATLLFTMCLNFCGVLAGPDVLPGFWIFMYRCNPFTYLVQAMLSTGLANTFVKCAEREYVSVKPPNGESCSTYLDPYIKFAGGYFETRNDGSCAFCQMSSTNTFLKSVNSLYSERWRNFGIFIAFIAINIILTVIFYWLARVPKGNREKKNKK